The Flavobacterium commune genome contains a region encoding:
- a CDS encoding porin, producing MLTEKPEKSEKKEHWYDNIGLRGYVQVRYNGLLSTNDKVACDQCDKSWGTTSTAPDAKSNNGLFIRRARLVFSGQIHPNVYVYIQPDFASSPASGVNHFAQLRDAYFDLSFDKKREFRVRLGQSKVPYGFENMQSSQNRLTLDRNDGLNSAVVNERDLGAFFYWAPAVVRERFAMLIKDGYKGSGDYGVFAFGAYNGQTANKSEANRNLHVVTRFSYPFVVGNQIIEPGIQAYTGKWAFGSELSTGVTTANKQNTLDQRVAASFILYPKPFGIQAEYNIGKGPRYNKTTNTVDVSHLEGGYVLLNYKLDLPKHHLIYPFAKFQYYDGGKKFEKDARSYVVRDYELGLEWQPFKAFELVAEWVIADRTFEDSALPVNRQRGNLLRLQAQFNF from the coding sequence ATGCTTACTGAAAAACCGGAGAAATCCGAGAAAAAAGAACATTGGTATGATAATATTGGTTTAAGAGGTTATGTGCAGGTACGATACAATGGCTTGTTGTCAACAAATGATAAAGTAGCTTGTGACCAATGTGATAAATCCTGGGGAACGACTTCGACTGCTCCGGATGCAAAATCAAACAATGGTCTTTTTATAAGACGTGCACGTTTGGTGTTTTCCGGGCAAATTCATCCTAATGTTTATGTTTATATTCAGCCGGATTTTGCCAGTTCTCCAGCTTCTGGGGTGAATCATTTTGCTCAATTAAGAGATGCGTATTTTGATTTGTCATTTGATAAAAAGAGAGAATTTAGAGTGCGTTTAGGGCAAAGTAAAGTGCCTTATGGTTTTGAAAATATGCAATCGAGTCAAAACCGATTGACATTAGACCGAAACGACGGTTTGAACAGTGCTGTGGTTAATGAGCGTGATTTAGGAGCTTTTTTCTACTGGGCACCAGCTGTGGTTAGAGAGCGTTTTGCAATGTTAATTAAAGACGGTTACAAAGGTTCAGGGGATTACGGAGTATTTGCCTTTGGAGCTTACAACGGTCAAACGGCTAATAAATCAGAAGCAAATAGAAACCTGCATGTGGTAACCCGTTTTAGTTATCCGTTTGTAGTAGGGAATCAAATTATCGAGCCGGGAATTCAGGCTTATACCGGAAAATGGGCTTTTGGTAGTGAACTTTCAACAGGAGTAACCACTGCTAACAAACAAAATACCTTGGATCAACGTGTGGCGGCTTCTTTTATATTGTATCCAAAACCATTCGGGATTCAGGCAGAATACAACATTGGTAAAGGACCTCGTTATAACAAAACAACAAATACTGTTGATGTGTCTCATTTAGAAGGTGGTTATGTATTGCTGAACTACAAATTAGATTTGCCTAAGCACCATTTGATTTATCCTTTTGCAAAATTCCAATACTATGATGGAGGAAAGAAATTTGAAAAAGATGCCAGAAGTTATGTAGTAAGAGATTACGAATTAGGATTGGAATGGCAGCCTTTTAAAGCTTTTGAATTAGTAGCCGAATGGGTAATTGCCGATCGTACTTTTGAAGACAGCGCATTGCCTGTCAACAGACAACGTGGTAATTTATTGCGATTACAAGCGCAGTTTAATTTTTAA
- a CDS encoding PstS family phosphate ABC transporter substrate-binding protein, which translates to MKKTKLFLILPLIGMLSCGKAKTEDKASEDNAAAVSVTIKGSDTVLPLAQKEAEDLMKSDKNISVTVVGGGSGVGITALIDGTTDIAMASRDLKTEEKLKFSEAKKEIEEVVIAFDALTVIVNPANGVSKLTREQLEGIFTGAIKNWKEVGGADEKIVAYSRESSSGTYEFFKEEVMAKKNYATDVLSLPATGAIVQAVGQTKGAIGYIGLAYETKEVKQLAVSYDQGKTFVEPSIATAKDKSYPISRPLFYMYDKTNAAKVKSIVDYALSDVGQKTVSDIGYIPLK; encoded by the coding sequence ATGAAAAAAACAAAATTATTTTTGATTTTACCTTTAATAGGTATGTTGAGTTGTGGTAAGGCTAAAACAGAAGATAAGGCTTCTGAGGATAATGCAGCAGCTGTTTCAGTAACTATCAAAGGAAGTGATACTGTTTTGCCATTGGCTCAAAAAGAAGCTGAGGATTTAATGAAATCTGACAAAAACATCAGTGTTACTGTAGTAGGTGGAGGGTCAGGAGTAGGTATTACCGCTCTTATTGATGGAACTACTGATATTGCAATGGCTTCAAGAGATTTGAAAACAGAAGAGAAATTAAAATTTTCGGAAGCTAAAAAAGAGATTGAAGAAGTAGTTATTGCATTTGATGCTTTAACAGTAATTGTGAATCCGGCTAATGGAGTTTCTAAATTAACTCGTGAGCAATTAGAAGGAATTTTTACAGGAGCAATTAAAAACTGGAAAGAAGTAGGTGGAGCCGATGAGAAAATTGTGGCTTATTCCAGAGAATCTTCTTCAGGAACTTATGAGTTTTTTAAAGAAGAAGTAATGGCTAAGAAAAACTATGCAACTGATGTGTTAAGCTTACCGGCTACAGGAGCAATTGTTCAGGCAGTAGGTCAGACAAAAGGAGCTATTGGTTATATCGGATTGGCTTATGAAACTAAAGAAGTAAAACAATTAGCGGTTTCTTATGATCAGGGAAAGACTTTTGTTGAGCCTTCAATAGCAACTGCTAAAGATAAAAGCTATCCAATTTCAAGACCGTTATTTTATATGTATGATAAAACAAATGCAGCCAAAGTAAAATCAATAGTTGATTATGCGCTTTCGGATGTAGGTCAAAAAACAGTTTCAGATATTGGTTATATTCCATTAAAATAA